The proteins below are encoded in one region of Chroicocephalus ridibundus chromosome 9, bChrRid1.1, whole genome shotgun sequence:
- the LYSMD4 gene encoding lysM and putative peptidoglycan-binding domain-containing protein 4: MRLNESRTRSFQAPVTIHNYPGRQVYVFPNGRSDSEESSEEELNVTELRPRGKEQQRCSTSRDRVGDVVLLEREITEDDNLNKLALQYGCKVADIKRVNNFIREQDLYALKSIKIPVKTHGLLTENGRELRPLPTASSQTGLTLVDLPEPDDGASSSAEGRHLSDYFKGIDKNIQDAVQAEVQLNAEFCVEAPERPRPESGKQKTSNGADCGIQWWNAVFIMLLIGIVLPVFYIIYFKTQALVAHTSNTTLASNISTEGLEGKLPSSGVEKKS, translated from the exons ATGAGGCTGAATGAGAGCCGGACAAGATCCTTCCAGGCTCCTGTCACCATCCACAACTATCCAGGCAGGCAGGTGTATGTATTTCCCAATGGCCGATCTGATTCAGAAGAGTCATCAGAGGAGGAACTCAACGTTACGGAATTGCGACCGAGGGGCAAGGAGCAGCAGCGATGCAGCACTTCTCGGGACAGAGTTGGAGATGTGGTACTTCTGGAACGGGAGATTACAGAGGATGATAATCTTAACAAGCTAGCCCTGCAGTATGGTTGTAAA GTTGCGGATATCAAACGCGTCAACAACTTCATCCGGGAGCAGGACTTGTATGCATTGAAGTCCATCAAGATCCCCGTGAAGACCCACGGGCTGTTAACGGAGAACGGCAGAGAACTAAGGCCGCTCCCGACTGCGTCCTCCCAGACCGGCCTGACGCTCGTGGACTTACCGGAGCCTGATGATGGCGCgagcagctctgctgagggcAGACACCTGAGTGACTACTTCAAGGGGATTGACAAGAACATTCAGGACGCGGTGCAGGCGGAGGTCCAGCTAAATGCGGAGTTTTGTGTGGAGGCACCGGAGAGGCCACGGCCCGAGTCAGGGAAGCAGAAGACAAGTAACGGCGCAGACTGTGGCATCCAGTGGTGGAATGCAGTTTTTATTATGCTCCTGATAGGAATTGTCTTGCCAGTATTTTATATcatctattttaaaacacaagcCCTGGTGGCCCATACCTCCAACACAACACTAGCCTCAAATATTTCAACAGAAGGATTGGAAGGGAAATTACCAAGCTCAggtgtagaaaaaaaatcctaa